One segment of Phycisphaerae bacterium DNA contains the following:
- the truB gene encoding tRNA pseudouridine(55) synthase TruB — protein MIPHHPADPPDLPAGLVNLYKPVGKSSANYVYRLRPIFGLKKVGHAGTLDPFADGVLIACIGKGTRLVERLMELPKRYRTTLRLGVTNETFDTERPADPVAGATPPPIESIRSVLRRLTGEIQQVPPAFSAMRVGGVLSYKLAKKGRAVPHAPRPITIYGSTIEDYAWPLLSLDINCGRGTYIRAMARDLGDALGCGAICEQLRREAIGPFTVDDSIRLDQASPEAVRAALIAVPDAIARIEAYAPPPLPQSP, from the coding sequence ATGATTCCGCACCATCCTGCCGATCCGCCCGATCTGCCCGCGGGCCTTGTCAATCTTTACAAGCCGGTCGGCAAGAGTTCCGCGAATTACGTCTATCGTCTGCGGCCGATCTTCGGCCTCAAAAAGGTCGGCCACGCCGGCACGCTGGACCCCTTCGCCGACGGCGTGCTCATCGCCTGCATCGGAAAAGGGACTCGCCTGGTCGAGCGGCTGATGGAACTGCCCAAGCGTTATCGTACGACGCTGCGCCTCGGCGTCACCAACGAGACGTTTGATACGGAACGGCCCGCCGACCCCGTTGCCGGCGCGACTCCGCCCCCGATCGAGTCGATCCGTTCCGTGCTACGCCGCCTGACCGGCGAGATTCAGCAAGTCCCTCCGGCCTTCAGTGCCATGCGTGTCGGCGGCGTGCTCAGCTACAAGTTGGCGAAGAAGGGTCGCGCGGTCCCACACGCCCCGCGGCCAATCACCATTTACGGCAGCACGATCGAAGACTACGCGTGGCCGCTACTGTCGCTCGACATCAATTGCGGCCGCGGCACCTACATCCGCGCGATGGCCCGCGACCTTGGCGATGCGCTCGGCTGCGGGGCCATCTGCGAGCAACTTCGCCGCGAGGCAATTGGCCCGTTCACCGTCGACGATTCGATTCGCCTGGATCAAGCTTCCCCCGAGGCCGTCCGCGCTGCCCTCATCGCCGTGCCGGACGCGATCGCGCGGATCGAGGCGTACGCGCCGCCACCGCTGCCGCAGTCTCCGTAA
- a CDS encoding tetratricopeptide repeat protein codes for MGHSARRAGAGLKGGTGSPAAIRAPHHRAILNSPAVQVAAISALTILAYLPSFRGVFVFDDYAGIVDNRLIRQVFPVGRFFDTSQPIVDFSFALNFAAHGLDPWGYHFVNLLVHGVAAIVLYGVIRRATGKGGLAFLIAAIWAVQPLQTESVTYLVQRSESLMGLFYFLTMYCAIRGMSSERVAGWHAASVIACALGMAAKAVMVTAPVVVLLYDRCFAAGTFRAALRKRWGLYLGLAATWSVLLALGVVRGVMDTPQPEPPTVGFGYKGVTPLEYLRTQPGVVLHYLWLSIWPANLCLDYGWPVASTPWRVFAPAAMIIALVSASAWAYGRRQAVGFLGVAFFLVLLPTSSFIPIKDLAFEHRMYVPLAAVVSLVVLVVWKAAIYRPRRRGPAVVVAAMTIVALSTMTWMRNNLYADPFELWHDTVATAPHHPRPHNALGYAFLMRGDVTGAMAKFDDALRLDPKYAGAYANKGEAFLHNRRYADAARAFQTAIGIDPDGLSARVRSLYGATLLELGHLDDAIEQFTAAISRDPQLTDAYYNLGNALRLAGRRESAIAVYQDALRVDPRYVEARVNLGLTLAEMGRHQEAVAAYRSALSVSDAIKRDVLIKASYNLGLSLRSLNRPQEAATAFRAVLSLDPTHTRARAELDALTQATP; via the coding sequence GTGGGTCATTCAGCGAGGCGAGCAGGCGCGGGGTTGAAGGGGGGAACGGGGTCGCCGGCGGCGATCCGCGCTCCCCATCATCGGGCCATTCTCAACTCACCCGCGGTCCAAGTTGCTGCCATTTCGGCGTTGACCATCCTCGCCTATCTCCCGAGCTTTCGCGGTGTGTTCGTTTTTGACGACTACGCCGGTATCGTCGACAACCGTCTGATCCGTCAAGTCTTTCCCGTCGGGAGGTTTTTCGATACTTCTCAGCCCATCGTCGATTTCTCATTCGCACTGAACTTCGCCGCGCATGGCCTGGACCCCTGGGGCTACCATTTTGTCAATCTTCTAGTTCATGGCGTAGCGGCGATAGTCCTTTACGGCGTCATCCGGCGAGCGACCGGGAAGGGCGGTCTGGCCTTCCTCATCGCGGCGATCTGGGCCGTCCAGCCTCTGCAAACCGAGAGCGTCACCTACCTCGTCCAGAGGAGCGAGTCCTTGATGGGGCTTTTCTATTTTCTCACGATGTACTGCGCGATCCGGGGTATGTCCTCCGAGCGGGTTGCCGGATGGCACGCAGCCTCCGTCATCGCCTGCGCCCTGGGCATGGCGGCGAAGGCCGTCATGGTGACGGCGCCGGTCGTCGTGCTGCTCTACGATCGCTGTTTCGCCGCCGGCACTTTTCGCGCCGCGCTGCGGAAACGCTGGGGCCTTTATCTCGGATTGGCCGCAACGTGGTCCGTATTGCTCGCGCTGGGCGTGGTCCGCGGCGTCATGGACACCCCGCAGCCCGAGCCTCCGACGGTCGGGTTTGGTTACAAGGGCGTCACGCCGCTGGAGTACCTTCGCACCCAGCCGGGCGTAGTCCTGCACTATCTTTGGCTTTCGATCTGGCCGGCGAATCTGTGCCTCGACTACGGCTGGCCCGTCGCTTCAACGCCGTGGCGGGTTTTTGCGCCGGCCGCCATGATCATTGCTCTCGTTTCTGCGTCGGCTTGGGCATATGGGCGGCGTCAGGCGGTCGGCTTTCTCGGTGTCGCTTTCTTCCTCGTTTTGCTGCCTACATCGAGTTTCATTCCCATCAAGGACCTGGCATTCGAACATCGCATGTACGTGCCCCTTGCAGCGGTCGTCTCTCTCGTGGTCCTTGTCGTTTGGAAGGCGGCCATTTATCGACCGAGAAGGCGCGGTCCCGCGGTGGTTGTTGCGGCGATGACCATCGTCGCACTATCCACGATGACGTGGATGCGGAATAACCTGTACGCCGACCCCTTTGAGCTTTGGCACGACACTGTGGCCACGGCCCCGCACCATCCTCGGCCCCACAACGCCCTGGGCTACGCTTTCCTGATGCGCGGCGACGTGACCGGCGCAATGGCGAAGTTCGATGACGCATTGCGGCTCGATCCGAAGTATGCCGGCGCGTATGCCAACAAGGGCGAAGCCTTTCTTCACAATCGCCGTTACGCCGATGCGGCCCGGGCCTTCCAGACGGCGATCGGGATCGATCCGGATGGACTCAGCGCACGGGTCCGATCCCTGTACGGCGCGACGCTTCTGGAACTCGGCCACCTCGACGACGCCATCGAACAATTCACCGCCGCGATCAGCCGCGATCCACAATTGACCGACGCCTATTACAACCTCGGCAACGCCCTGCGTCTCGCCGGCCGTCGCGAGTCCGCCATCGCGGTCTATCAGGATGCATTGCGAGTGGACCCGCGCTATGTCGAAGCGAGGGTGAATCTGGGCCTCACTTTGGCGGAGATGGGGCGGCATCAAGAGGCGGTCGCGGCCTATCGTTCCGCCCTCTCCGTTTCAGATGCGATCAAGCGCGACGTCCTGATCAAGGCGTCGTACAACCTCGGCCTTTCGCTTCGGTCGTTGAATCGCCCTCAGGAGGCCGCAACCGCGTTTCGCGCCGTGCTGTCCCTCGATCCGACTCACACGCGGGCCAGGGCCGAATTGGATGCCTTGACTCAAGCGACCCCATAA
- the folE gene encoding GTP cyclohydrolase I FolE, with protein MTEHRPPEKPVDEKKIAAAVREILVAVGENPDREGLKSTPDRVARMYAEMFSGMRIDPRDYLKTSFTEKYNELVVLRDVPFYSMCEHHLLPFEGRAHIAYLPNGRVVGLSKLARVVDAYAQRPQLQERLTTQIADVLMEELQAKGVAVVMEAEHSCMTCRGVKKPGSVMVTSALRGECLTGATRAEVMSLLHKQ; from the coding sequence ATGACCGAGCATCGACCGCCGGAAAAACCGGTGGATGAAAAAAAGATTGCGGCGGCGGTTCGCGAGATCCTCGTCGCCGTCGGGGAGAACCCCGATCGCGAGGGGCTAAAATCGACGCCGGATCGCGTGGCGCGGATGTACGCGGAGATGTTCTCGGGGATGCGGATTGATCCGCGCGATTATTTAAAGACATCGTTCACCGAGAAATACAACGAGCTGGTCGTGCTTCGCGACGTGCCGTTTTATTCCATGTGCGAACACCATTTGCTGCCCTTTGAGGGCCGGGCGCATATCGCCTACCTGCCCAACGGCCGCGTCGTCGGTCTGTCGAAACTCGCCCGCGTCGTCGATGCCTACGCGCAAAGGCCGCAGCTTCAGGAGCGGCTGACCACGCAAATCGCCGACGTGTTGATGGAGGAATTGCAGGCCAAAGGCGTCGCCGTCGTGATGGAAGCCGAGCACAGTTGCATGACCTGCCGCGGGGTGAAAAAGCCCGGCAGCGTCATGGTCACGTCCGCCCTGCGCGGGGAGTGCCTGACCGGCGCGACGCGGGCGGAGGTGATGAGCCTGCTGCACAAGCAATAA
- a CDS encoding NAD(P)-binding protein, translating to MPPMNDHVIIAGFGVGGRFIAEYLKQHRIPFVIVEMNPETCATQRTLGIETIHGDITDEAILRQAGVESANVLALALPDEAAALRATEVANRLCPEIHIIAATRYTSTGLSALQKGADEVIVAEQAVAHEFYRRISAFMSRRVNATT from the coding sequence ATGCCGCCCATGAATGATCATGTCATTATCGCAGGCTTCGGTGTCGGCGGTCGATTCATCGCCGAGTATCTGAAACAGCATCGCATCCCATTTGTGATCGTGGAGATGAACCCGGAGACCTGTGCGACCCAGCGCACTCTGGGCATCGAGACGATTCACGGCGACATCACCGACGAGGCGATCCTGCGCCAGGCCGGCGTGGAGAGCGCCAATGTGCTGGCATTGGCCCTCCCGGACGAGGCGGCGGCGCTCCGCGCGACGGAAGTGGCCAATCGCCTCTGCCCGGAGATTCATATTATCGCGGCCACGCGCTACACCTCGACCGGTCTGTCGGCCCTTCAAAAAGGGGCGGACGAAGTGATCGTGGCGGAGCAGGCCGTCGCCCACGAGTTCTACCGACGAATCTCAGCGTTCATGTCGCGGCGGGTGAATGCGACGACATGA
- a CDS encoding L,D-transpeptidase: protein MPATAIAVLFLTIPATGGPLEAVGLQAALDRSGFSPGLIDGGPGAKTQAALEAFQRFKGLPATGQADAVTRAALGYDSQPAVTRYVISQVDAADVAPAPANWIAKSKVDRLRYTSLAALVAERGHCSRWLLGRLNPGMDLDRLKAGDALVIPNVASSLRPPRAMRLDIDFDARTIRVIDKAGRTAALFHCSIAKHKWKRPSGPCKVVVVRRDPDYLFDPKMWPEVKDVKRKLVIPPGPRSPVGLCWIGLSLDGFGIHGTPEPELIGKTGSHGCFRLTNWDALRLGEMVRAGTPVRFTETAAAVAARTPRSARSRPARR, encoded by the coding sequence ATGCCCGCTACAGCAATTGCGGTGCTATTCCTAACGATTCCGGCGACCGGTGGGCCTCTGGAGGCGGTCGGGCTCCAAGCGGCGCTCGATCGGTCGGGGTTTTCGCCGGGCTTGATCGACGGCGGGCCGGGGGCCAAGACGCAGGCAGCCCTCGAAGCCTTCCAGAGATTCAAGGGTCTTCCCGCCACGGGTCAGGCGGATGCGGTGACGCGAGCGGCCCTGGGGTACGATTCCCAGCCGGCGGTAACGCGCTATGTCATCTCCCAAGTCGATGCGGCGGACGTGGCCCCCGCGCCGGCGAACTGGATCGCCAAAAGCAAGGTGGATCGACTACGGTACACGTCGCTCGCGGCGCTCGTCGCTGAGCGTGGTCATTGCAGTCGCTGGCTGCTCGGACGGCTCAACCCGGGAATGGATCTCGACCGGCTCAAGGCGGGCGACGCCCTCGTCATTCCCAATGTGGCGTCGTCGCTGCGACCGCCGCGGGCGATGCGCCTCGATATCGATTTCGACGCCAGGACGATCCGTGTCATCGACAAAGCCGGTCGCACGGCGGCGCTGTTTCATTGCTCGATCGCGAAGCACAAGTGGAAGCGGCCGAGCGGGCCGTGCAAGGTCGTCGTCGTGCGGCGGGACCCGGATTATCTGTTCGATCCGAAGATGTGGCCGGAGGTCAAGGACGTGAAACGGAAGCTAGTCATCCCGCCGGGTCCGCGCAGCCCCGTGGGGTTGTGCTGGATCGGTCTGTCGCTCGACGGATTTGGGATTCACGGCACGCCGGAACCCGAGTTGATCGGCAAGACCGGCTCGCACGGGTGCTTTCGGCTGACGAATTGGGATGCACTGCGGTTGGGAGAAATGGTGCGGGCCGGGACGCCGGTGCGGTTTACGGAGACTGCGGCAGCGGTGGCGGCGCGTACGCCTCGATCCGCGCGATCGCGTCCGGCACGGCGATGA